A region of Arabidopsis thaliana chromosome 5, partial sequence DNA encodes the following proteins:
- the RPN8A gene encoding RP non-ATPase subunit 8A (RP non-ATPase subunit 8A (RPN8A); CONTAINS InterPro DOMAIN/s: Mov34/MPN/PAD-1 (InterPro:IPR000555); BEST Arabidopsis thaliana protein match is: Mov34/MPN/PAD-1 family protein (TAIR:AT3G11270.1); Has 1807 Blast hits to 1807 proteins in 277 species: Archae - 0; Bacteria - 0; Metazoa - 736; Fungi - 347; Plants - 385; Viruses - 0; Other Eukaryotes - 339 (source: NCBI BLink).), giving the protein MDVIKTQQISARTIEKVVVHPLVLLSIVDHYNRVAKDSSKRVVGVLLGSSSRGVVDVTNSYAVPFEEDDKDPSIWFLDHNYHESMFHMFKRINAKEHVVGWYSTGPKLRENDLDVHALFNGYVPNPVLVIIDVQPKELGIPTKAYYAVEEVKENATQKSQKVFVHVSTEIAAHEVEEIGVEHLLRDVKDTTISTLATEVTAKLTALKGLDARLREIRSYLDLVIEGKLPLNHEILYHLQDVFNLLPNLNVNELVKAFSVKTNDMMLVIYLSSLIRSVIALHNLINNKLLNKEHEKAEDSKPVAIPATS; this is encoded by the exons ATGGATGTGATTAAGACGCAACAGATTTCAGCAAGGACGATCGAGAAAGTGGTTGTTCATCCACTAGTCTTGCTTAGTATCGTCGACCATTACAATCGCGTCGCTAAGGATTCAAGCAAGCGTGTCGTCGGTGTTCTTCTGGGGAGCAGCTCTCGTGGTGTTGTTGATGTCACCAACAGCTATGCAG TGCCCTTTGAGGAGGATGACAAAGACCCAAGCATCTGGTTTCTTGATCACAACTACCATGAGTCAATGTTCCACATGTTCAAGAGAATTAATG CCAAGGAGCATGTTGTAGGTTGGTACAGCACAGGCCCTAAACTTCGAGAGAATGATTTGGATGTTCACGCGTTGTTCAATGG CTATGTTCCAAATCCAGTCCTGGTCATTATTGATGTCCAGCCTAAAGAACTTGGAATCCCTACCAAAGCATACTATGCAGTGGAGGAGGTTAAGGAG AATGCTACTCAGAAAAGCCAGAAAGTTTTCGTTCATGTGTCTACAGAAATTGCTGCTCATGAAGTTGAGGAAATCG GCGTGGAGCATTTGCTCAGGGATGTGAAAGACACAACAATCAGTACCCTCGCGACTGAG GTCACTGCAAAACTTACTGCTTTGAAGGGGTTGGATGCACGTCTTCGGGAGATCCGGAGTTATCTTGACCTTGTAATCGAAGGAAAGCTCCCTCTAAACCATGAGATTTTATACCATCTACAG GACGTTTTCAACTTGCTTCCTAACCTGAATGTGAACGAGTTGGTCAAGGCCTTCTCCG TGAAAACAAATGACATGATGCTCGTTATCTATCTATCATCCCTCATTCGGAGTGTAATTGCGCTCCACAACTTGATCAACAACAAG TTACTGAACAAGGAACATGAAAAAGCAGAGGACTCAAAGCCTGTGGCCATACCTGCCACCAGCTAG
- the RPN8A gene encoding RP non-ATPase subunit 8A (RP non-ATPase subunit 8A (RPN8A); FUNCTIONS IN: molecular_function unknown; INVOLVED IN: ubiquitin-dependent protein catabolic process, leaf morphogenesis; LOCATED IN: proteasome complex, proteasome regulatory particle, lid subcomplex; EXPRESSED IN: 22 plant structures; EXPRESSED DURING: 13 growth stages; CONTAINS InterPro DOMAIN/s: Mov34/MPN/PAD-1 (InterPro:IPR000555); BEST Arabidopsis thaliana protein match is: Mov34/MPN/PAD-1 family protein (TAIR:AT3G11270.2).) codes for MDVIKTQQISARTIEKVVVHPLVLLSIVDHYNRVAKDSSKRVVGVLLGSSSRGVVDVTNSYAVPFEEDDKDPSIWFLDHNYHESMFHMFKRINAKEHVVGWYSTGPKLRENDLDVHALFNGYVPNPVLVIIDVQPKELGIPTKAYYAVEENATQKSQKVFVHVSTEIAAHEVEEIGVEHLLRDVKDTTISTLATEVTAKLTALKGLDARLREIRSYLDLVIEGKLPLNHEILYHLQDVFNLLPNLNVNELVKAFSVKTNDMMLVIYLSSLIRSVIALHNLINNKLLNKEHEKAEDSKPVAIPATS; via the exons ATGGATGTGATTAAGACGCAACAGATTTCAGCAAGGACGATCGAGAAAGTGGTTGTTCATCCACTAGTCTTGCTTAGTATCGTCGACCATTACAATCGCGTCGCTAAGGATTCAAGCAAGCGTGTCGTCGGTGTTCTTCTGGGGAGCAGCTCTCGTGGTGTTGTTGATGTCACCAACAGCTATGCAG TGCCCTTTGAGGAGGATGACAAAGACCCAAGCATCTGGTTTCTTGATCACAACTACCATGAGTCAATGTTCCACATGTTCAAGAGAATTAATG CCAAGGAGCATGTTGTAGGTTGGTACAGCACAGGCCCTAAACTTCGAGAGAATGATTTGGATGTTCACGCGTTGTTCAATGG CTATGTTCCAAATCCAGTCCTGGTCATTATTGATGTCCAGCCTAAAGAACTTGGAATCCCTACCAAAGCATACTATGCAGTGGAGGAG AATGCTACTCAGAAAAGCCAGAAAGTTTTCGTTCATGTGTCTACAGAAATTGCTGCTCATGAAGTTGAGGAAATCG GCGTGGAGCATTTGCTCAGGGATGTGAAAGACACAACAATCAGTACCCTCGCGACTGAG GTCACTGCAAAACTTACTGCTTTGAAGGGGTTGGATGCACGTCTTCGGGAGATCCGGAGTTATCTTGACCTTGTAATCGAAGGAAAGCTCCCTCTAAACCATGAGATTTTATACCATCTACAG GACGTTTTCAACTTGCTTCCTAACCTGAATGTGAACGAGTTGGTCAAGGCCTTCTCCG TGAAAACAAATGACATGATGCTCGTTATCTATCTATCATCCCTCATTCGGAGTGTAATTGCGCTCCACAACTTGATCAACAACAAG TTACTGAACAAGGAACATGAAAAAGCAGAGGACTCAAAGCCTGTGGCCATACCTGCCACCAGCTAG
- a CDS encoding Duplicated homeodomain-like superfamily protein: protein METLHPLLSHVPTSDHRFVVQEMMCLQSSSWTKEENKKFERALAVYADDTPDRWFKVAAMIPGKTISDVMRQYSKLEEDLFDIEAGLVPIPGYRSVTPCGFDQVVSPRDFDAYRKLPNGARGFDQDRRKGVPWTEEEHRRFLLGLLKYGKGDWRNISRNFVGSKTPTQVASHAQKYYQRQLSGAKDKRRPSIHDITTVNLLNANLSRPSSDHGCLVSKQAEPKLGFTDRDNAEEGVMFLGQNLSSVFSSYDPAIKFSGANVYGEGGYCISQDLETRK, encoded by the exons ATGGAGACTCTGCATCCACTACTCTCGCACGTGCCAACTTCTGACCACCGGTTTGTAGTTCAAGAGATGATGTGCTTGCAAAGCTCGAGCTGGactaaagaagagaacaagaagTTTGAGCGAGCTCTTGCTGTCTACGCTGATGACACGCCTGATCGCTGGTTCAAAGTTGCTGCTATGATCCCTGGAAAGACCATATCAGATGTCATGAGGCAATACTCTAAGCTTGAAGAAGACCTCTTCGATATCGAAGCAGGACTTGTCCCGATCCCGGGTTACCGTTCAGTTACTCCTTGTGGATTTGATCAGGTTGTGAGTCCACGTGACTTTGATGCGTATCGTAAACTTCCTAATGGAGCCAGAGGATTTGATCAAGACCGTAGGAAAGGAGTTCCATGGACGGAGGAAGAACACAG GAGATTCTTGTTAGGGCTTCTCAAGTATGGGAAAGGAGATTGGAGAAACATATCGAGGAACTTTGTGGGATCAAAAACACCAACTCAGGTTGCAAGTCATGCCCAAAAGTACTACCAAAGACAGCTTTCCGGTGCGAAAGACAAACGACGGCCTAGCATTCACGACATCACCACCGTCAATCTTCTCAATGCCAATCTTAGCCGTCCATCGTCTGATCACGGTTGCTTAGTCTCAAAACAGGCCGAGCCGAAACTAGGGTTCACCGACAGGGATAATGCAGAGGAGGGAGTTATGTTTCTTGGTCAGAATCTATCCTCGGTCTTCTCTTCCTACGATCCTGCCATTAAGTTTTCCGGAGCAAATGTTTACGGTGAAGGAGGTTACTGTATCTCACAAGATCTTGAAACgagaaaatga
- a CDS encoding Myb/SANT-like DNA-binding domain protein, which translates to MRPKAVWEPEYHRVFVDLCVEQTMLGNKPGTHFSKEGWRNILISFQEQTGAMYDRMQLKNHWDTMSRQWKIWRRLVETSFMNWNPESNRFRATDDDWANYLQENPDAGQYRLSVPHDLKKLEILFAGCNVEVKNDEVSGVRKRRRSCYEEEDEDNQSMCSSSNPQTKGYWSPSTHKLFLDLLVQETLKGNRPDTHFNKEGWKTILGTINENTGLGYTRPQLKNHWDCTRKAWKIWCQLVGASSMKWDPESRSFGATEEEWRIYIRENPRAGQFRHKEVPHADQLAIIFNGVIEPGETYTPPSRSRKKLLHNRSESPQWRDTTPLSKMHVDEAETSRQNGCYAESQEDRIDSENAQPLDDMKLMNDVMLQESPVFVEIESAKPMYSIGECIKSLNAIEEVEQGSELYMFALDLFLKREYREIFLELKKPSLRIAWLQRLQSTSFPIPTTT; encoded by the exons atgaggCCAAAAGCAGTGTGGGAGCCTGAGTATCACAGAGTGTTTGTTGATTTATGTGTGGAGCAAACGATGCTAGGGAATAAACCAGGGACACATTTTTCGAAAGAAGGTTGGAGGAACATATTGATATCGTTTCAGGAGCAAACAGGCGCCATGTACGATAGAATGCAGCTTAAGAACCATTGGGATACAATGAGCAGACAGTGGAAAATATGGCGTAGACTCGTTGAAACTAGTTTTATGAATTGGAACCCTGAGAGCAACAGGTTTCGTGCAACTGATGATGACTGGGCTAACTATTTACAG GAGAATCCTGATGCTGGGCAGTATCGGTTGAGTGTTCCGCATGATCTCAAGAAGCTAGAGATTCTCTTTGCGGGTTGTAATGTAGAGGTGAAAAATGATGAAGTCTCGGGTGTAAGGAAGAGGCGAAGAAGTTGttacgaggaagaagatgaagataacCAAAGCATGTGTAGTTCATCTAACCCTCAAACAAAAGGGTATTGGTCTCCGTCTACACATAAGCTGTTTCTTGATCTGTTGGTTCAAGAGACTTTAAAGGGAAATAGACCCGACACTCATTTTAACAAGGAAGGGTGGAAGACGATTCTGGGGACTATTAATGAAAATACCGGCCTTGGTTATACGAGACCGCAGCTGAAAAACCACTGGGATTGCACTAGGAAAGCTTGGAAGATCTGGTGTCAACTCGTTGGAGCAAGTAGCATGAAATGGGATCCTGAATCTCGTAGCTTTGGTGCAACAGAAGAGGAATGGCGAATCTATATTCGG GAAAACCCAAGAGCAGGACAATTCCGCCACAAGGAAGTTCCTCATGCTGATCAACTTGCAATCATTTTCAACGGAGTGATAGAACCTGGAGAGACATACACTCCTCCTTCGCGTTCGCGCAAGAAGCTCCTCCACAATCGTTCTGAATCACCACAATGGCGTGACACAACTCCATTATCAAAGATGCACGTAGATGAAGCAGAAACCTCCAGGCAAAATGGTTGTTATGCAGAGTCTCAAGAAGATCGGATAGACAGTGAAAACGCTCAACCATTGGATGATATGAAGTTAATGAATGACGTTATGTTGCAGGAAAGTCCGGTATTCGTTGAGATTGAATCGGCAAAGCCGATGTACAGCATTGGAGAATGCATTAAAAGCCTCAACGCAATTGAAGAGGTCGAACAAGGTAGTGAGCTCTACATGTTTGCGTTGGACCTGTTTCTGAAGAGAGAGTATAGAGAGATCTTCTTAGAGCTGAAGAAGCCCAGTTTGAGAATCGCATGGTTGCAGAGACTTCAATCTACTTCATTTCCTATTCCTACTACAACATAG
- the ATL43 gene encoding RING/U-box superfamily protein (ATL43; FUNCTIONS IN: zinc ion binding; LOCATED IN: endomembrane system; CONTAINS InterPro DOMAIN/s: Zinc finger, RING-type (InterPro:IPR001841), Zinc finger, C3HC4 RING-type (InterPro:IPR018957); BEST Arabidopsis thaliana protein match is: RING/U-box superfamily protein (TAIR:AT2G20030.1); Has 8903 Blast hits to 8881 proteins in 285 species: Archae - 0; Bacteria - 2; Metazoa - 2283; Fungi - 641; Plants - 4839; Viruses - 72; Other Eukaryotes - 1066 (source: NCBI BLink).), with amino-acid sequence MSSSSLILLFSTLSLFLNVSLADNHTAVVITTSDTPPPLPPPSPPPRHNFTSSLMPGIAVVIAVLTAFFSLTFLLLLYVKHCKRRNGSVYVNHPQRFAITRYGGGYYNGGGVVGGRKNSGIDRSVIESLPVFRFGALSGHKDGLECAVCLARFEPTEVLRLLPKCKHAFHVECVDTWLDAHSTCPLCRYRVDPEDILLIGDCNSWFELQFSKDESNSVNNNPPGLTRFIPVSRISGRHSSAGERASRLNEIRTSSSYKSNPMSFRRSLDSSLKVNDAGEEKSESVAVNCLDRLQRKDGLLLIPNRESFEGRFEHRIIISGGNRDDQRWSEVRPSDLLYLRSEMILSDCRKLAAAEGGRDVINGRSVSELTGIERRRRWGGEPRQRQATAVISRWLAWSHRASASSIV; translated from the coding sequence atgtcttcttcttccttgatacttctcttctctactctctctctctttctcaatgtCTCACTCGCAGACAATCACACGGCGGTTGTTATAACAACCTCAGATACTCCACCGCCACTTCCTCCGCCTTCTCCACCGCCACGGCATAACTTCACTTCCTCTCTCATGCCCGGAATCGCAGTCGTTATCGCCGTCCTCACTGcgtttttctctctcactttcttaCTTCTCCTCTACGTCAAACACTGTAAACGACGAAACGGCAGCGTTTACGTAAACCACCCGCAGCGTTTCGCAATCACTAGATACGGAGGAGGATATTACAACGGTGGAGGAGTAGTAGGAGGAAGGAAAAACTCCGGTATAGACCGGTCCGTGATTGAATCTTTACCGGTTTTCCGGTTTGGTGCATTAAGCGGTCACAAGGATGGTTTAGAGTGCGCCGTGTGTCTCGCTCGGTTCGAACCGACGGAAGTTCTGAGGTTATTGCCGAAATGTAAACACGCCTTCCACGTGGAATGTGTTGACACGTGGCTTGACGCTCACTCCACTTGCCCGCTTTGCCGTTACCGGGTCGACCCGGAAGATATACTCTTGATCGGTGATTGTAACTCCTGGTTCGAGCTCCAGTTCTCTAAAGATGAATCAAACAGTGTTAATAATAATCCTCCCGGTTTAACCCGGTTTATTCCGGTTAGTCGAATTTCCGGTCGTCATTCCTCGGCTGGTGAACGAGCGAGTCGACTCAACGAGATTAGAACATCTTCGTCGTATAAATCGAATCCGATGTCGTTTCGGAGATCACTCGATAGCTCTCTGAAAGTTAACGACGCCGGCGAGGAGAAATCGGAATCTGTCGCCGTTAATTGCTTGGATCGTCTACAGAGAAAAGACGGATTGTTGTTGATTCCGAATCGGGAGAGCTTTGAGGGGAGATTTGAGCACCGGATAATTATCTCCGGCGGGAATCGAGACGATCAGAGGTGGAGCGAAGTAAGGCCGTCGGATCTTTTGTATTTACGATCAGAGATGATACTCAGCGATTGCCGGAAATTAGCTGCGGCGGAGGGTGGCAGAGATGTAATTAACGGGAGAAGTGTGTCGGAGTTAACGGGAATTGAGAGACGGAGGAGATGGGGAGGAGAGCCGAGACAACGACAAGCCACGGCGGTGATTTCGAGGTGGCTCGCTTGGTCCCACCGTGCCTCCGCTTCCAGcattgtttaa